One genomic window of Nicotiana sylvestris chromosome 10, ASM39365v2, whole genome shotgun sequence includes the following:
- the LOC104211341 gene encoding putative late blight resistance protein homolog R1A-10: MEEITLITTDVADIQGKNIVEDAMDTGTIHTSLNWARSPMMNDELVGFKDVIEDLRYLLIRGTRGRDVISIVGMPGLGKTTLAYRLYSDRSIVSYFDIRAMCCVSQIYSRKHLLLAILRDVIGEDSKRRENHADELANELRKALFSKRYLILVDDVWEASAWDDLIGCFHDGNNGSRIILTTRNHEVANYARSESDPLQLRMFNDDESWELLRKKVFGDESFSPLLTKVGQKIAKKCGRLPLSIALVAGILAETEKKEECWEQVANNLGPRIHKDSRAIIEQSYQMLPYHLRSCFLYFGAFLEDSVINVSKLTRLWISEGFVKSCEGKSLEDIAKGYLENLFGRNLVMGTKRSSGGEIKACLIHDLLHDFCKERAAEENLLVSIKRRDQNTNPSSCVYCHKQLAHRMSIYGEDYHIGESSSYLSHVGSFIMHNRVHLTCRELSHIFYTYKFLKVLDLEFTCIDSFPTDLVYLRYLAAKTSKPSISSFIANCWNLETLIIHNDEGKMSVPITLWEMIKLRHLHISKCSFIIENAEELHENSKTLYDLKTLSTPCFSCVEDAELMLGKTPNLRELKCRVKGIDNFQYYVLNFPTGIETLKIQNANPKKKIPFCISAPNLKNLKLKYFHLHPQHLLGIASLQNLQVLKLECVYFKDREWKVSNGEFPQLKVLKLHNIISLREWTVHDDAFPNLEHLVLRHCYSLEEIPSCFRDISSLKSIVVRICNDSVDKSARDIWETQVEDYQNSEFRISITSKA, translated from the exons ATGGAGGAGATTACTCTTATCACAACAGACGTAGCAGATATTCAAGGGAAAAACATAGTTGAGGATGCAATGGATACCGGCACAATTCATACATCATTAAATTGGGCAAGGTCTCCAATGATGAATGATGAACTTGTGGGTTTTAAGGACGTCATAGAAGATCTAAGATACCTACTAATAAGAGGAACCAGAGGGCGAGATGTTATATCAATTGTCGGCATGCCGGGTCTAGGAAAGACGACTCTAGCCTACAGACTCTACTCTGACAGGTCAATTGTTTCTTACTTTGACATTCGTGCAATGTGTTGTGTGTCTCAAATATATTCACGTAAGCACTTGTTACTGGCAATTCTACGTGATGTTATTGGTGAGGATTCTAAACGTAGAGAAAATCATGCTGATGAGTTAGCTAATGAGCTTCGCAAAGCTTTATTCTCCAAAAGATATCTCATCCTTGTTGATGACGTGTGGGAAGCTAGTGCGTGGGATGATCTAATTGGTTGTTTTCATGATGGCAATAATGGAAGTAGAATCATTCTAACAACCCGAAATCATGAAGTAGCTAATTACGCTAGATCTGAAAGTGATCCCCTTCAACTTCGTATGTTTAACGATGATGAAAGTTGGGAGTTACTCCGGAAAAAGGTGTTTGGTGACGAAAGCTTCTCCCCTCTCCTAACAAAAGTTGggcaaaaaatagcaaaaaagtGTGGTCGGTTGCCTCTTTCAATTGCTTTGGTGGCTGGTATTCTAGCAGAGacggagaagaaagaagaatgtTGGGAACAAGTGGCCAATAATTTAGGTCCCCGCATTCACAAAGACTCGAGGGCCATTATAGAACAAAGTTATCAGATGTTACCCTATCATTTGAGGTCTTGCTTTCTTTACTTTGGAGCATTTCTAGAGGACAGTGTGATTAATGTTTCAAAGTTAACACGGTTGTGGATCTCCGAAGGATTTGTAAAAAGTTGTGAAGGCAAGAGCTTGGAGGATATAGCAAAAGGTTATTTGGAAAatctttttggaagaaatctAGTGATGGGAACTAAGAGGAGCTCTGGAGGTGAGATCAAAGCATGTCTCATTCATGACCTATTGCATGATTTCTGCAAGGAGAGAGCAGCGGAAGAGAATCTCCTCGTATCGATAAAAAGACG GGATCAAAATACTAATCCTTCTTCCTGCGTTTACTGTCATAAGCAACTTGCTCATCGCATGTCCATTTATGGTGAAGACTATCATATTGGGGAATCAAGCTCGTACTTGTCACATGTTGGTTCTTTCATAATGCATAATCGTGTTCATCTTACATGTCGCGAACTCTCCCACATTTTCTACACCTACAAATTTCTGAAAGTGTTGGATTTAGAGTTCACTTGTATTGATTCTTTCCCAACTGATCTAGTTTACTTGAGgtatcttgctgcaaaaacttcGAAGCCGTCAATTTCATCATTCATAGCCAATTGTTGGAATCTTGAAACTCTGATAATACACAATGATGAAGGCAAAATGTCAGTACCCATTACACTCTGGGAGATGATTAAATTGAGGCATCTTCATATTTCGAAATGCAGCTTTATCATAGAAAATGCAGAAGAATTACATGAGAACTCAAAAACACTTTATGATCTGAAAACTCTTTCCACTCCATGTTTTTCTTGTGTCGAGGATGCAGAATTGATGTTGGGAAAAACACCTAATCTTCGGGAACTGAAATGCAGAGTCAAGGGTATTGACAACTTTCAGTACTATGTACTGAATTTTCCAACAGGGATTGAAACGTTGAAGATTCAAAATGCAAATCCAAAGAAAAAAATTCCCTTTTGCATCTCTGCACCAAATCTCAAAAACTTGAAACTAAAATATTTTCACCTGCATCCTCAGCACTTATTAGGAATTGCTTCACTTCAGAATCTTCAAGTACTCAAACTGGAGTGCGTGTACTTTAAAGATAGGGAATGGAAAGTGAGCAATGGCGAGTTCCCTCAACTCAAAGTCTTGAAATTACACAATATAATCTCCTTACGAGAATGGACTGTTCATGATGATGCCTTTCCTAACCTTGAACACTTGGTTTTGCGTCATTGTTACTCTCTTGAGGAGATTCCTTCTTGTTTCAGAGACATCTCTTCTCTAAAATCCATTGTGGTAAGGATATGCAATGATTCTGTTGACAAGTCAGCAAGGGATATTTGGGAAACACAAGTTGAAGATTATCAGAATTCAGAGTTCCGGATCTCTATCACTAGCAAAGCTTGA
- the LOC138878978 gene encoding putative late blight resistance protein homolog R1A-4 has product MSSNQYLSSKNRLFEHLQQLDNILYFPKTFIDMVKFFKNEFKFLDIFFRLQSFTHEPNLLDVTQKIQSLFRDAAVEFSELHLDNYCDFNNSVQNEIWSIKMEIKAKYSFPKISLPLSANKDGIAIPKFVTEFIHSVVENLPNLVKIDDSCSLLYVPETMEHVDVILKEVNLLHNFFCFVSERFVEPQSQHLADFFTHVLAVAGYASTFFWLYLPDLAPEEINVLLSDFLRMRIKPIQPCIREIYVNVLQSLKATIQSGWYPNIQREPAADTEASFVKIILHNLAELPANSNSSQRVALNDHLANLQEMLNLLRANIIHAPIQDLELLSVLRYIDTVIIDVGLLVYSLYKGEDEEKEDIALAEVNPAQVLDQLPGNIQHIISAGLMD; this is encoded by the exons ATGTCTTCTAACCAATATCTGTCTTCAAAGAATCGTCTTTTTGAGCATCTGCAACAACTTGACAATATTTTGTACTTCCCTAAAACTTTTATAGATATGGTCAAGTTCTTTAAAAACGAATTCAAATTCCTGGATATCTTTTTCCGCCTGCAGAGCTTCACACATGAACCCAACTTGCTAGATGTCACTCAGAAAATCCAATCTCTTTTTCGAGATGCTGCAGTTGAGTTTTCTGAATTGCACCTAGACAACTACTGTGATTTCAATAACTCGGTTCAAAATGAGATTTGGTCGATTAAGATGGAAATTAAAGCCAAATACTCCTTTCCTAAAATATCATTACCACTTTCAGCCAACAAGGATGGCATTGCTATTCCCAAATTTGTAACAGAATTTATCCATTCCGTGGTAGAGAATCTTCCTAATCTAGTGAAGATTGATGATTCGTGTTCACTTCTTTATGTTCCCGAAACAATGGAACATGTGGATGTTATTTTAAAGGAAGTGAACTTGCTGCATAATTTCTTCTGCTTTGTTTCAGAGAGGTTTGTAGAGCCTCAGAGCCAACATCTTGCTGATTTCTTCACTCATGTTTTAGCTGTGGCTGGCTACGCATCAACGTTTTTCTGGTTGTATTTACCAGACTTGGCTCCAGAAGAAATAAATGTTTTGCTTTCTGATTTCTTGCGAATGAGGATTAAGCCCATTCAACCATGCATCCGCGAGATCTATGTTAATGTCTTGCAATCTTTGAAGGCGACAATACAGTCAGGATGGTATCCCAACATCCAACGTGAGCCAGCAGCTGACACCGAAGCCAGTTTTGTGAAGATAATTCTACACAATTTGGCGGAACTGCCAGCTAATAGCAACTCCAGTCAGAGAGTTGCTTTGAATGATCACTTGGCAAACCTTCAGGAGATGCTCAACCTCTTGAGAGCCAATATCATCCATGCGCCGATACAAGATCTTGAACTTCTGTCAGTTCTTCGATATATTGACACTGTCATTATTGATGTAGGGCTTCTCGTTTACTCGTTATATAAAGGCGAGGATGAGGAGAAGGAAGACATAGCACTTGCAGAAGTGAACCCTGCACAAGTTCTTGATCAGTTGCCGGGTAACATTCAACACATAATTAGCGCA GGATTAATGGACTAG